Within the Vibrio sp. DW001 genome, the region CTAGATCAATCACTCTGCGAGTGTGGGCGGTAGTGAAAGAACGTTGCAGTGGGTTAGCTGTATGCATGTTGATACCCTCTATTCCGTTTGTCATAAACGGTCACAATGTTGTTGTTTCGAATTAGGAAGTAGGCGCAGTCACTTTCTAAAATTCGCTTTGGCTGCCAACCTGATTCGCATTTCATTATTCTTCGCAGTCTGTTCTTGCTTGGGCGGTTAGCTTTCGCCACCGCCTCTACAAGTTGTGGAAGGCTGCGACCCGTACGCTGTCGCCATCTTTCGATAGCATGGCGACTGACGTTTATCTCTCCATATCGGGTGCTTATCAGTAACATTCACACCTCGCTATAGCTTGGCGATATCAAGAGGAATGTTTATGTATTTGTCTTCACCGTTGCGCTCTTTGAAATTCAAGTAAGTTTTCGAGCTAACGACTTTCTGTGCATCATCAATAGCAGCCATGGCCTGAACCCAGCGAGCATCTTCTGAGACGCTTTTATACTGACTGCGAAAGTCCATCACTTTCTTTACGCTGATTGAACCTTCTTTATCTGTTTCAAATAGGCCGTGAATAATAAGTTGGAGTTCGCGATTGGCATTTTCAGACCAATCATTAGCGCACTCTTTCATTAGCTTCTCTGCCACCTTGAGTTCTGGGCCAAATACAAATCGGTCTTGAACACAAATACGGATCTGTTTTTTGCCATCAAACGAGGTGAAGGAAGCGCCGCCTTTCTTACCGCCAATTTTGGTGTCGTACTTTTCAGCAATAAGCTCTTGGAACGCCAAGCAATCCTCATAAACTTCTTTTTTAAATTCACGAATCACCGCTTGAATTTCCAACGCGGTAGCCATGTGCTTCATAACAAAAGCGTCCATCTCGATGTCATAGTCATCAATGTTGCTTTCTTGAACTAGGCGACCTTTACGGTCTAGCTTCCAACCTTCAGGCTGTTGAGTTTGATTAGTCATTGTTTTTCTCCACGATATTGAATGTAAAAGTGCCGTCTTTTTCGGTAACTTCAACTTCGTTGAAGTCACGTGCATCTAGATCTTCAATGGCAGTTTCAAGAGTGAAC harbors:
- a CDS encoding DUF3164 family protein, whose product is MTNQTQQPEGWKLDRKGRLVQESNIDDYDIEMDAFVMKHMATALEIQAVIREFKKEVYEDCLAFQELIAEKYDTKIGGKKGGASFTSFDGKKQIRICVQDRFVFGPELKVAEKLMKECANDWSENANRELQLIIHGLFETDKEGSISVKKVMDFRSQYKSVSEDARWVQAMAAIDDAQKVVSSKTYLNFKERNGEDKYINIPLDIAKL